Below is a window of Coleofasciculus chthonoplastes PCC 7420 DNA.
ATCGAGAGTTAGCCACAAATGACTCTGATTTGGCTAGTATTCGCCATGATCAGCGGTTTCATAAATTAATCTATTGATAAGTAGTCGGACAAAAGAAAACGGTACTGTATTAAGTTTTGTAAATCGCCCTCAAACCCTTACTGTTCCCTAATCTCAACCGTTAACTTTAATTGTGTCCACCTACTTAAGCTGTTCGGCATTTAAACCTTAATATCAATAATGGCGCAATCCTTGTAGTGCGTTTAGCGAAGCCATGCCGCAGGCTTTGCATCTTGCTCGCTACTAATACCCAATTTAAATGCATGACAGCTTATCATCCCTGAGAATCAAGAGGTTGTCTAAAAAAGGGCGAGACTCTTGTTGCACCTGACCCTCCATGACAGCATTTTGCAAATTCATGAACGCTTGGAGGTCTTGTGAGTCGTATTTGCTTCTAAGTAGCTGTCGCAGTTGGTCTTCGGCTTCTCTGGTGAGATAGCGTGTCTTTAGTGCCTGTTGAACAATCTCACGAATCAACATGATTCTAGTCCCCAGCTTACCCTTTCATTAGGTTCTCAAGTTCAGCAGGTGAGTTTTATGCAAAAGTCGGATATTTGTTACAAATCTTTACATAAGTCATTGGTCATTGGTCATTGGTCATTTGTCCTTGGCTACCCCATCTTCCTCATCTCCCAGCTCCCCCAGCTACCCCGGCTTCGCACCTCCATACCGCCGCTTTTGTTAAACTTTTGTAAAGATTTGTTCTACCTTGCATAAAATCGCCCCTGAGTTCGTGAGACCTCTATGAACAGAGTTAAGGCGGTGTATCAACGCAATCCCATGTAACTGATGTACCAACCCTACCGCTATCGATGAATGTCATAGACCAACAGTTAAAGCAACTGGCACAAGAAGCACAGCAGCATCCTCCCCGTAGTAAACAACGACAGCAAGCTTTAGCCAAGCTATTGGGTGCCATTCAGCAGTCAGGTAAACTGACTCGTCCCTATCCCGGACAATTCCATGGATTTTATGAGGATATTTATGATGAAGCCAAGCAACGCCTATTTTGTTATATTTGCGAAAGGATTGACGACTATAATCCCAGTTTTGAAGTTTTACAATGGGTGAACTTTCTGCTCAAGCAGCGATTTTTCATGGAAGCCAGTCGTTCTATGATGCCAACCGTGCATAAAGGAATCGATGCTAAACGAGTCAAGCGTTTAACCTTGGATGACTTAGAGAAAAACAATCCAGCCGAAGTTAATCCGCAGTTGACGCCTTCTCTGTCCCAAGAAATTATTCATTATCTAGAAACTGACCCCGAAGGACTCTTTAATCAAACCTATACGTCAAATCAACCTGCCGCCAACTTCCAATTTTTAGCTTTGAAACTTTTATCCGGTTATTCCTGGAAAGAAATTTCTGAAGAACTAGGCATTAAGATTTCAACCTTAAGCAGTTTCTACCAACGTTGCTTAACTAAATTTAGTCCCAAGTTAAGAGAATACTTATCATCATAATCCCTGAGGCACAGAATACAATGTTCCACACCCCGAATGAACCCCTAATGCTGACCGTACCCCTAACGTTAGAAGCCCATCAAATCGCTCAACAGTTTCACCAAAAGCATTGCCCCAAAAAGGCAAAACAAGTTTACCTAAATACGTTAGCCGTTTATGCGGTCAAGACCTCTCTACAATGCTTAGAAATTCCGACAAACTGGCAGGCGAGTGATAGTTGGAATCCAATTATGCAAACCCTGACTAATACAGCCGACTTATTGATTAAAGATCTGGGCAAATTAGAATGCCGTCCCGTCTTACCCAATGCCGCTAGCTGTCATATCCCCGCAGAAGTGTGGTCTGACCGGATTGGTTATGTAGCCGTTGAATTGAATCAAGCCTTAACTGAAGCCAAATTACTGGGATTTTTACCCAGCGTTAAAGCCGAGGAAGTTCCCCTAACTCAACTTATATCACTGGAACATTTATTAGACCATCTTAACCCATCTAAACAACCAATACAACTTGGTCAATGGCTACAAAATATTTTTGATGCTGGTTGGCAGACTGTCGAAACATTATTCGATTCCTCGCCAACAGAACTCGCTTTTAATTTTAGAACGTATACGCAAATAGCCACCCACTTATCCGAACCATCCGATCTGAAAATTACACGCGGTAAGCGGCTGACATTAGGACGACGATATGATGATGAACAAGTCATATTAGTCATGAATTTGACACCAACCTCCGTATCAGAACTCGATATTTCGGTTGAAATATATCCAACGAACGGTCAAACCTATCTGCCTAAAAATTTGCGACTGATGATTCTCGATGACACGGGGGAAACCGTGATGCAAGCTGAAGCCAGAAGCACTAAGCAAATTCAATTACAGTTTAGTGGAGAACCCGGAGAATGCTTCAAAGTTAGGGTAGCGTTAGCTGATATCAGCATGACGGAAACCTTTATCATTTAAACAATGAACGATGAACAATGAACGATGAACAATGAACAATGAACAATGAACACTATCCCAAAAAATTAGTAATTTTGAAACTCGATGGTGATTTTCAAAGCCATGGATTTCGGGTCACATTAGCCATTGGTTGGGATGGCGCACCCCCAGATATTGAACTCAAAGGAGTATTAGACGCAGCGCCTGAATTTGCCGATCGCATCCAGTCTCATTGGCACCATAAGTATCGGTGCATTAGCGCCCCCTATCGAATTAAACCGAAAAAAATTATCTATGATGGTTCAGTAAGCCAGCGCCTGAGAGACTGTCAAGACTCCGCCACTGAATTAGGCGATCGCTTGCGAACCTGGTTAGACGGGGAAGGGTTTCGCCCCCTGGATCGGCGGTTACGTGAATCCCTCAGTCGTCAGGATACGATTCGCTTCTTAGTCAGCACCACTGATCCGCACCTGCAAAAACTTCCTTGGCATTTGTGGGATTTTTTTGACCATTATCCGAAAGCGGAACTCGCCTTAACTGATCCTCAGTTTGAACGTCCGTCCCAATTCACCTCAAATCAGCGCACGCCTAAGGTAAAAATTTTAGCCATTCTCGGTCATAGCCAGGGAATTGATATTGAAAGCGATCGCCAGTTACTTGAAAGTTTACCCCATACCGATATTAAATTTTTAGTCGAAAAAAGCCGCCGAGAGATTAATGACCAACTTTGGGAAAAACAGTGGGACATCATTTTTTTTGCCGGACATAGTGAAACCGAAGGGGAAACCGGGCGGATTTATATTAATCAAACCGATAGCTTAACCATTGATGAACTCTGGTATGCGTTAAGAAAAGCAGTAGAACGAGGGTTAAAACTAGCTATTTTTAACTCCTGCGATGGCTTAGGATTAGCCCGACAACTGGATGATATCCAGATACCGCAAATGATTGTCATGCGGGAGTTAGTTCCCGATCGCGTGGCGCAAGAGTTCTTAAAGTATTTTCTCACTGCCTTTGCTCAAGGTCAACCCTTCTATTTAGCCGTCAGAGACGCCAGAGAACGATTACAGGGATTAGAGAGTCAATTCCCTTGTGCTAGTTGGTTACCCGTAATTGTCCAGAATCCCACCCAAGTTCCACCCAGTTGGAACGACTGGATTAGCGACACTACCGCCAAACCCGTTAAGCGGAGACGGCGAGGTTGGCAATTGGTACTGGGTGCGAGTGTCATGGTTACCAGTTTAGTCATGGGAGTGCGATCGCTAGGCTGGTTACAATCCACTGAACAGCAAGCCTTTGATC
It encodes the following:
- a CDS encoding sigma-70 family RNA polymerase sigma factor, which gives rise to MNVIDQQLKQLAQEAQQHPPRSKQRQQALAKLLGAIQQSGKLTRPYPGQFHGFYEDIYDEAKQRLFCYICERIDDYNPSFEVLQWVNFLLKQRFFMEASRSMMPTVHKGIDAKRVKRLTLDDLEKNNPAEVNPQLTPSLSQEIIHYLETDPEGLFNQTYTSNQPAANFQFLALKLLSGYSWKEISEELGIKISTLSSFYQRCLTKFSPKLREYLSS
- a CDS encoding DUF1822 family protein, with protein sequence MLTVPLTLEAHQIAQQFHQKHCPKKAKQVYLNTLAVYAVKTSLQCLEIPTNWQASDSWNPIMQTLTNTADLLIKDLGKLECRPVLPNAASCHIPAEVWSDRIGYVAVELNQALTEAKLLGFLPSVKAEEVPLTQLISLEHLLDHLNPSKQPIQLGQWLQNIFDAGWQTVETLFDSSPTELAFNFRTYTQIATHLSEPSDLKITRGKRLTLGRRYDDEQVILVMNLTPTSVSELDISVEIYPTNGQTYLPKNLRLMILDDTGETVMQAEARSTKQIQLQFSGEPGECFKVRVALADISMTETFII
- a CDS encoding CHASE2 domain-containing protein translates to MNNEHYPKKLVILKLDGDFQSHGFRVTLAIGWDGAPPDIELKGVLDAAPEFADRIQSHWHHKYRCISAPYRIKPKKIIYDGSVSQRLRDCQDSATELGDRLRTWLDGEGFRPLDRRLRESLSRQDTIRFLVSTTDPHLQKLPWHLWDFFDHYPKAELALTDPQFERPSQFTSNQRTPKVKILAILGHSQGIDIESDRQLLESLPHTDIKFLVEKSRREINDQLWEKQWDIIFFAGHSETEGETGRIYINQTDSLTIDELWYALRKAVERGLKLAIFNSCDGLGLARQLDDIQIPQMIVMRELVPDRVAQEFLKYFLTAFAQGQPFYLAVRDARERLQGLESQFPCASWLPVIVQNPTQVPPSWNDWISDTTAKPVKRRRRGWQLVLGASVMVTSLVMGVRSLGWLQSTEQQAFDQLLEMRPTPSLDPRLLMVEVTAGDIKQLGGEYPLHDRTLLKLLQKLETYQPRAIGLDIFRDRPEGEGRDELVQYLQTSDRVIPICVIPSPHIPEGVASPPGLPKERLGFADIVVDPDGIVRRHLIAMKPPAVSSCSTFYSLSFQLALHYLQAEGISPEFISEDRWQLGSVTLTNLNANPGFYQRGVGLEGFQVLLNYRSPEFAKTMVERVTLSDIWANRVNSDFLQDKIILIGITDPTIKDEFQTPGNHEMRGLFLHSQMVSQIISAAVGERPLLAFFPLWGDLVCVGIGSVIGGAIAWHYRESLLRLGLAVGVSMITINGIGWFIFIQTGSILPMVPVMLAVVATSVSLGAYQVFRTSRSDETP